AGCCATGAGCTGAACGGATAGCCATACGCTAGGCAAGACCGCCTAAGGAAATTTGTATGAGTCAAAAACCACGTACCTTTAGCATTTCGGAGCTAGCCAGCGAATTAGATATCACCACCCGTGCCATTCGCTTTTATGAAGAGCAAGGCATGCTTAATCCTGCCCGTCGCGGACAAGAACGGGTTTACAGCCCGAAAGATCGGGTGGCCTTAAAATTGATTTTGCGTGGCAAACGGATTGGCTTTTCCCTGGCTGAATGCAAAACCCTAATTGAGCTGTATGATCCCCAAGCCGGCAATCAAAAACAGTTAAATATTATGCTCAGTATGATTAACGAGCGCCGTTTACAGCTTGAGCAACAAATTCTAGATATTAAACAAATGCAGCTTGAACTTGATACCGCTGAAGAGCGCTGCTTAACAGCCCTTGAGCAAACCAAACAAGCAGCCGCTAATTAAGGAGTGTTTCATGAGTCAGTCCCCCGTTGCAGCTAACACCGTCCGCCGTGAAGTTATGGGCGATGCCTTTGTTGATCGTGCTATGAACAACGCCACTGAGTTTACTCAACCCCTGCAAGACTTTATTAACCAACATGCCTGGGGCTCAGTCTGGGAGCGTGAAGGGCTCAGCCGTAAAGAGCGTAGTTTAATTACTATTGCTGCCTTGACTGCACTCAAAGCCTCGCAAGAACTTAAAGGTCATGTGCGTGGGGCGCTAAATAATGGCTGTACGGTTGAAGAAATTCGTGAAGCAATTTTACACTGCGCGGTGTATGCGGGTGTGCCTGCTGCTGGCGAAGCCTTTCGCGCGGCGCAAGAAGTGATTGAGCAAAATTAATCAGCGCACTGATTTAATAAAAAAAGCCCCCGCACGAGCATCGTGCGGGGGCTTTTTAATAACTAGCTTAACTTAGCTTTTTTTCGGTGCAGCAGGTGCTGCTGCTTTTGCCGCATTTTGCGTGGCTTGGTTAGCTGCTTGAGTAGCAGTGGCTAAGCTGCTTTCTGCAAAGTCAGCTACTTGCTGAGCTGCTTGCTGGGCATTTTCAAACAGCGTGTTAGCATTTTCAAAGGCTGTTTTCATCACCTGAACCACAGGCTCGCTGCCAGCAGGTGCATTCTTAGCAAGGCTTTCTACCGTTTCTTGAGCAGCTTTAACGCCCTCTGTGACTTGCTTACCGGCTAATTGCTTAATTTCAGTTTGTGCTTGGTTAATCACATCATAGGCTTGACGGTTTAATTCAGCTAAACGCTCAGCTTGGGTCGCCGGGTTAAATAAGCTGGTTTGTAACTCAACCAATGACTGCGCATCAGTAACAGCTAATAATTTACGTGCGTTAGTTAAGGTATCTTCAGTGGCTGCACGCATGGCCTTTAATTGCAGCTGGGTCAGCTGTTCTACGCTTGACAGCATCGTTTGGCTTAATTGCTGCAGTAATTCTAAGTTAGAGTTTTGTGCTTTTTTCAGTGCTTCATTATCAAAAAAGTTTTGCATGGCGCTTCTCCATCCCATTGGGGGGTTAATTTTTAAACTGCACTCATGATACCAAGCTAAAAATTAGATGCAACTATTATTTTGCACTGCACAAAAAATACTTTCATATTTCCCTACAGCCTGTAGAATGCTTGTAAACGCAGCATTGCCACTGCCTTTAACGATGAATTTCTTTATCCAACTCCAGGTAAACCAATGCAAAACTCTAATTTTATTGCAAAGCAACAAGCCTCTTTTGCTACTGCAAAAGCAGTTAACCAACACCTGAGTCAGCTATCAAATACCCAAACTCAGCATTTTTTAAGCGCCCAACAGCAGCGTCAGCAGCAATTACTTAAACCGCTTAAAGAGCACGCACTAAAAATCCCCACCCTAAATGACTGGGGCAACTATTTAGGCGATCTTAGTCAGCGCTGGGTTCTATTTCTTGATACCCTGCGCCAGCGCGGCGATAACACCCTCGCCCATGCGGCAGCTGGCTACCCAGTGCTATTAAAATTTGACTATGAAGTTATTTTAGATGGCCTAAGCTTTAACCGCCCGGTGAACTACTCACTACTCAAGATTACCCCACGCTCTGAGGATAAAATTGATCCAACCCTACCACCGGTAATCGTAATTGATCCCCGTGGCGGCCATGGCGCAGGCATTGGCGGCTTTAAAAAAGACTCTGAAATCGGCGAAAGCTTAAGAGCTGGCCACCCTACCTACTTTATTTCGTTTGGCCATAATCCAGCGCCAGGCCAAACCTTAGTCGATATCGCCAATGCTCAGGTGCAATTTATTCAGCAAGTCATGCAGCTGCACCCTGAGGCCGATAAACCAGTACTTATTGGCAACTGCCAAGCTGGCTGGGCGTTAATGGGCTTAGCCGCTACCCGCCCAGAATTACCTGGCGTGGTCATCATCAATGGTGCCCCGCTGTCCTACTGGGCGGGTGAGAATGGCAGTAATAACCCAATGCGTTACAGTGGTGGTCTCTTAGGCGGCGCTTGGATGACCCGCTTTGGCAGTGATCTTGGCAACGGCCGTTTTGATGGCGCTTGGTTAGTCAGCAACTTTGCTCACTTAAATCTGGCTAACACCTATTGGACCAAGTATTACAACCTGTTTAGTCAAATCGACACTGAGCCTCCGCGTTTTCTTGATTTTGAACGCTGGTGGGGAGCGCCTAGCCTACTCAATGGTGAAGAAATCGAAGCCATTGTTGACGAGTTATTTATTGGCAATCGCCTAGCCGGACTCAATGATGGACGCGGTAACCTCGTTGATTTACGCCAAATTAAAGCCCCCATTGTGGTCTTTAGTTCTTATGGCGATAACATCACCCCACCACAGCAGGCACTCAATTGGATTGCTGACCTCTACCCCGATGATCTGGCTTTGCGTGCTTCAGGGCAAACCATTGTTTACTTAAAACACGACACCATTGGCCACTTAGGCATTTTTGTCTCCGGCAAGGTGGCACGCCGCGAGCACCGGGAAATGATCGGGGCCATTGAATCAATTAAAGCACTACCGCCAGGTTTGTTTGAACTGATTATTGATGACGTGGAAAACCAAAAAACTCAAGAACTCAGCTATAAAGTGCACTTTGAACCGCGTTCCATTATCGATCTTCGTCCAACCGACTGCGTTAAATGCGATGACGAGCAAGAATTCATCCAGGTTGAACGCGTTTCAAGCATGACCAGTAACCTATATGACTGGACCCTGCGCCCAGTGATTCGCCAACTAATTAACGAACCCAGCGCTCAGCTGATTCGCGAACTGCATCCATTTCGCTTAGAGCAAACTTTTTTCAGCAGTTTAAATCCTCTGATGAGCTGGCTACCCGGCATGGCGCAGCTGGCCAAACAGCAGCGTCGTCCAGTTAATCCAGATAACCCATTACTGGCTTGGCAAAACTTTTACTCCACCTGGATTGAGTCTTCACTAGAGACAGTACAAGAAGTTCTTAACTCAACCCAAGAAATGGCTTTCCATGCCCTGTATGGCGCACTCGGTGCCCTTGATGATCGCAGTGCAACCCAAGCGGCGCTGCAGCAAATGAGCGAAGAGAAAGGCTTATCTTTGATGGAGCAACTCGAGCAGCAAATTGATCAAGGGGGCGCCTTAGAAGCCACCTTGCGTATTTTACTGTTATTTGCCCGTGCAGAAGGTCGGATCAATAAAGAGCGCTTAGAGTATTTGGAAAGCAGCTATCGTAAGTTACTTGCCGATAGCCCTGAGCTACCCAACCGCGAAACCATTAAGGCCGCGATGCATCAGCAAAACCTCATTGTGTTTGCTTACCCCGAAGAAAGCCTAAATGCGTTACCGAAGCTACTGGGTGATGAAAAAAATCGCCAAACAGTCCTCAATATTGCCCGCGAAGTAGAGCCTGTCTGGCAAAAAGACGATGGCGAGTTTGGTAAGCTCTGGGCCAAATTATATAAGGTGCTCAATCAGCCCAATCTATTATTTGGCCAAAATCTAGAAGCTCCAAAGCCAACTGCACCAGCTCCTGCTACTGCAGAAAAACAACCCGCAACCAAGCCTGCCTCTGCTGCAACGGCAACCCATACGGCTACTACCGGTAGTAAAACCACTGCCAGTCAACCGGCAGCTAAAGCAGCCCCGCGCACAACCCGTAGCCGTAGTACAACACGTACCGCACGCAAACCAGCGCCTAAAGCAACAACACCAACTGCTAAACCAAGCTCAACGACTACCGAGAGTGATAACTAAGCACGCTGTAAAAACTCTTACGCGCAAGAGTTAAACAAAAAGCCCCTCAACTGAGGGGCTTTTTCGTTAGTGTTTATTCAGTGGTCCAAATTACAAGGCAGCACCAGACTTATGGGATCCTAGTAAGCGCTCAGAGGCCACCAACACAAATAGCAGAATCACTACCGGCAATACCCAGCCCATGCCTTGCGCGGCGAAGGGCAACTGTTGCATTACCTCTGGTACCCACTGCCCTAAACCGGCCACCTTTAGCCCATCACAAATACCAAACACCAAGGTTAAGCCAAGACAACTGCTCATAATCAGTGACTCTGAACGCCAATAACGATTGGCTAGACTAATTAATACCAAGACAATCGCCAGTGGATACAACCCAACCAACGCTGGCTCGGAAAATTTTAATAACTGCGATAAACCTTGGTTCGCCACTCCCCAGCTAAACACAATAAAAACCAAAGCCACTGTTTTATAAGAAAAACCTGTTAAGCGACTAAAATACTCACCGCAGGCAATCAACAAACCCGTGGCAGTGGTTAAACAAGCCAAAGTAATTACAATCGCTAGCAACAAGTTACCAATAGGGCCAAAGGTGTGCTGTACATAAGCAGCTAAAATTTGTCCGCCATTATCAGTAACCTGAGCAATGCCATGACTGGTCGCCCCTAAGTAAATCAGCGCTAAATACACCAAACTCAAACCTACTGCAGCAATGATGCCGGCAATGATTGAGTAACGGGTAACTAAGTACTGATCAGTCACTCCTTGACTGCGAATCGCGGTCGCAATCACCACCCCAAAAACCAGCGCCCCCAAGGCATCCATAGTCAGATAGCCTTCTAAAAAACCTTTAACAATGGGATTGGCTTGATACGCCGTTTCAGGCGCTAATACCTGACCTGCTGGAGCAAAAATTGCGGCAGCACCTAACACCACTAACGCCAGCAATAAAATCGGGGTAATTATTTTTCCCACCTGATCTAATACCTGGCCTGGGGTTAAGACCAGATAGGTCACTAAAGCAAAATACAGCGTGGAATAAATCAGCAAGGCCCAAGGGCTATTGCCGCTAAAGGGTACTACTCCAATTTCAAATGACACCACTGCTGTACGTGGCGTGGCAAACAATGGGCCAATTGATAGATACACCGCAATTGCCAATAAGGTGCCGGCTACCTTACCCATTGGACCGGTTAGCTGCGCCATACCACCACCTACTCGTGCCAACGCCACCACCGTTAATAGCGGCAGCCCCACCCCGGTTAATAAAAAGCCAAGCGCAGCTAACCCTAGTTGATCGCCCGCGTTAATTCCGACTGCGGCAGGAACAATAATATTTCCGGCACCTAAAAACAGCGCAAAGGTCATAAAACCCAACGCCAATAACTCACCCTTGTTTAAACGTGACATGTAGAAACCGCTGTAATGTACCGTGCACTCATCCTAAGCACCGCAGTGATCATGGAGTATTAACTCATCCCAAGTTAACCAATGGATCAAGAAGGCGCTGGGTAAGCGCAAAGTAGACAGGTGGCAAAATTACTCGGGGTCTGAGTATTTGGCACCAAAAAGCCACCGGGTAGGTGGCTTTAAATTATAACAAAAGCAGGGGTTGAAACTTATGCGTTCTTCAGCTCCCAGCCCGTAACTTCTGCTAAGGCTTGGCCAATTCCCGCAAGAGATCGTACGGTTTTTACTCCGGCATCTTCAAGGGCGGCAAATTTCTCTTCAGCCGTACCTTTGCCTCCTGAAATAATGGCTCCGGCGTGGCCCATACGTTTACCTGCAGGCGCGGTGACACCTGCAATATAAGACACCACAGGCTTGGTCACATGCGCCTTAATAAAAGCCGCAGCCTCTTCTTCGGCGGTGCCACCAATTTCACCAATCATCACAATGGCTTCCGTTTGTGGATCAGCTTGAAATAAACGCAAAATATCAACAAAGCTACTGCCCGGAATAGGGTCACCGCCAATCCCCACACAGGTTGACTGACCAAAGCCGGCATCGGTGGTTTGCTTCACCGCTTCATAGGTTAAGGTACCAGAGCGTGAAACAATTCCAACCTTACCAGGCAAATGAATAGAGCCTGGTTGAATGCCTATTTTACACTGTCCTGGGGTAATCACCCCAGGACAGTTCGGACCAATTAAGCGTACACCTAACTCATCGCACTTAAGCTTAACCTCCAGCATATCCAACGTTGGAATACCTTCGGTAATACAAACAATTAGCTCTACTCCGGCAAAGGCAGCTTCTAAAATAGAGTCCTTACAAAATGCGGCCGGCACATAGATCACCGAAGCAGTAGCTCCAGTGGCTGCCACGGCTTCGGCCACCGTGTTAAACACCGGTAAACCTAAGTGCATCGTCCCGCCTTTACCTGGCGTGACGCCACCCACCATTTGCGTGCCATAAGCTATCGCTTGCTCAGAATGAAAAGTGCCTTGTGCGCCGGTAAAGCCCTGACAAATCACCTTAGTGTGTTGATCAATTAAAATGCTCATGCTTGC
The sequence above is a segment of the Thiopseudomonas alkaliphila genome. Coding sequences within it:
- a CDS encoding MerR family transcriptional regulator; its protein translation is MSQKPRTFSISELASELDITTRAIRFYEEQGMLNPARRGQERVYSPKDRVALKLILRGKRIGFSLAECKTLIELYDPQAGNQKQLNIMLSMINERRLQLEQQILDIKQMQLELDTAEERCLTALEQTKQAAAN
- a CDS encoding carboxymuconolactone decarboxylase family protein, whose product is MSQSPVAANTVRREVMGDAFVDRAMNNATEFTQPLQDFINQHAWGSVWEREGLSRKERSLITIAALTALKASQELKGHVRGALNNGCTVEEIREAILHCAVYAGVPAAGEAFRAAQEVIEQN
- the phaP gene encoding TIGR01841 family phasin (Members of this family are phasins (small proteins associated with inclusions such as PHA granules). Note that several different families of phasins have been named PhaP despite very little sequence similarity to each other.) gives rise to the protein MQNFFDNEALKKAQNSNLELLQQLSQTMLSSVEQLTQLQLKAMRAATEDTLTNARKLLAVTDAQSLVELQTSLFNPATQAERLAELNRQAYDVINQAQTEIKQLAGKQVTEGVKAAQETVESLAKNAPAGSEPVVQVMKTAFENANTLFENAQQAAQQVADFAESSLATATQAANQATQNAAKAAAPAAPKKS
- a CDS encoding DUF3141 domain-containing protein, producing the protein MQNSNFIAKQQASFATAKAVNQHLSQLSNTQTQHFLSAQQQRQQQLLKPLKEHALKIPTLNDWGNYLGDLSQRWVLFLDTLRQRGDNTLAHAAAGYPVLLKFDYEVILDGLSFNRPVNYSLLKITPRSEDKIDPTLPPVIVIDPRGGHGAGIGGFKKDSEIGESLRAGHPTYFISFGHNPAPGQTLVDIANAQVQFIQQVMQLHPEADKPVLIGNCQAGWALMGLAATRPELPGVVIINGAPLSYWAGENGSNNPMRYSGGLLGGAWMTRFGSDLGNGRFDGAWLVSNFAHLNLANTYWTKYYNLFSQIDTEPPRFLDFERWWGAPSLLNGEEIEAIVDELFIGNRLAGLNDGRGNLVDLRQIKAPIVVFSSYGDNITPPQQALNWIADLYPDDLALRASGQTIVYLKHDTIGHLGIFVSGKVARREHREMIGAIESIKALPPGLFELIIDDVENQKTQELSYKVHFEPRSIIDLRPTDCVKCDDEQEFIQVERVSSMTSNLYDWTLRPVIRQLINEPSAQLIRELHPFRLEQTFFSSLNPLMSWLPGMAQLAKQQRRPVNPDNPLLAWQNFYSTWIESSLETVQEVLNSTQEMAFHALYGALGALDDRSATQAALQQMSEEKGLSLMEQLEQQIDQGGALEATLRILLLFARAEGRINKERLEYLESSYRKLLADSPELPNRETIKAAMHQQNLIVFAYPEESLNALPKLLGDEKNRQTVLNIAREVEPVWQKDDGEFGKLWAKLYKVLNQPNLLFGQNLEAPKPTAPAPATAEKQPATKPASAATATHTATTGSKTTASQPAAKAAPRTTRSRSTTRTARKPAPKATTPTAKPSSTTTESDN
- the brnQ gene encoding branched-chain amino acid transport system II carrier protein, with protein sequence MSRLNKGELLALGFMTFALFLGAGNIIVPAAVGINAGDQLGLAALGFLLTGVGLPLLTVVALARVGGGMAQLTGPMGKVAGTLLAIAVYLSIGPLFATPRTAVVSFEIGVVPFSGNSPWALLIYSTLYFALVTYLVLTPGQVLDQVGKIITPILLLALVVLGAAAIFAPAGQVLAPETAYQANPIVKGFLEGYLTMDALGALVFGVVIATAIRSQGVTDQYLVTRYSIIAGIIAAVGLSLVYLALIYLGATSHGIAQVTDNGGQILAAYVQHTFGPIGNLLLAIVITLACLTTATGLLIACGEYFSRLTGFSYKTVALVFIVFSWGVANQGLSQLLKFSEPALVGLYPLAIVLVLISLANRYWRSESLIMSSCLGLTLVFGICDGLKVAGLGQWVPEVMQQLPFAAQGMGWVLPVVILLFVLVASERLLGSHKSGAAL
- the sucD gene encoding succinate--CoA ligase subunit alpha, whose product is MSILIDQHTKVICQGFTGAQGTFHSEQAIAYGTQMVGGVTPGKGGTMHLGLPVFNTVAEAVAATGATASVIYVPAAFCKDSILEAAFAGVELIVCITEGIPTLDMLEVKLKCDELGVRLIGPNCPGVITPGQCKIGIQPGSIHLPGKVGIVSRSGTLTYEAVKQTTDAGFGQSTCVGIGGDPIPGSSFVDILRLFQADPQTEAIVMIGEIGGTAEEEAAAFIKAHVTKPVVSYIAGVTAPAGKRMGHAGAIISGGKGTAEEKFAALEDAGVKTVRSLAGIGQALAEVTGWELKNA